One region of Aphelocoma coerulescens isolate FSJ_1873_10779 chromosome 12, UR_Acoe_1.0, whole genome shotgun sequence genomic DNA includes:
- the LOC138117757 gene encoding G2/M phase-specific E3 ubiquitin-protein ligase-like, which translates to MAEGKQEAPDAREPACLLCRRAEADPDICGDKWEKHGLCAHVFCLNFASLIFQQDSDRIGLKGFRPRDIQLAVSRAAQQHCCVCGETGATIMCCHEDCDRWFHLPCAKEGHCVTNYITPYRSYCPEHSPEQDATVIPEPGTECPICMEPVEERKSYTTLVCPACKRAWFHRDCIQGQALRAGALYFQCPLCRDDDEFLVQMFIMGIRIPFRSPTWEDNDAFAELGDRHSQCNARKCLYPGGREEAEEEGPWELLLCSSCAAEGTHRRCSGLRNDTPSWECDSCADLGTAPRDEPELYAPRDELELNVPSLAGQSGLEPSHGLEPSHGSAQSEAISPNSGILAPSGVPPLSPSPETSKRSSVQHAPMGQLLQSSSLESSSPCMESEVTSRSSDTSHSRSSGSDRRRNRSRRQSWASNPPVRSRSRRDRSQSTAPRAETPRHRRTPSETSPRCSRSRQRRRASNPPARSRSRRDRSQSTAPRAERPRHRRTPSETSPRRSRTRQRRRASNPPVRSRSRRDRSRRTAPRAETPRPRETASGTSTRSNRSRQRRRASNPPARSRSRRRQKSKVALREAVFGKDMCCVAILEQSDFRKAKRKKKEESETLPQVSEEIYYDIAADLKDLFGPSKNKPENTEDIPLGQRGCAGLCPS; encoded by the exons ATGgcagaagggaagcaggaggcccctgatgccagagagccag catgcctgctgtgcCGCCGCGCAGAGGCTGACCCGGACATCTGCGGCGACAAATGGGAGAAGCACGGGCTCTGTGCCCACGTCTTCTGCCTG AATTTCGCCAGCCTCATTTTTCAACAAGACAGTGATCGGATTGGACTCAAGGGGTTTCGCCCTCGCGATATCCAACTTGCAGTCAGCCGGGCGGCTCAGCAG cactgctgcgtCTGTGGGGAGACTGGGGCCACCATCATGTGCTGTCACGAAGACTGCGACAGATGGTTccacctgccctgtgccaaggaGGGTCACTGTGTGACTAACTACATAACCCCATACAG gtCCTACTGCCCTGAGCACTCCCCAGAACAGGATGCGACGGTGATTCCGGAGCCGGGCACCGAATGCCCCATCTGCATGGAGCCTgtggaggagagaaagagctACACAACACTGGTGTGCCCAGCGTGCAAAAGGGCCTGGTTCCACAGGGACTGCATCCAG ggacaggcctTGCGCGCTGGTGCATTGTACTTCCAGTGCCCCCTCTGCAGAGACGATGATGAGTTTCTTGTCCAAATGTTCATCATGGGGATCCGAATCCCCTTCAGGTCG CCAACATGGGAGGACAACGATGCCTTTGCAGAATTAGGAGACAGGCACAGCCAGTGCAATGCCAGGAAGTGCCTttatccaggaggcagggaggaggcagaggaagaggg GCCCTGGGAACTGCTCCTGtgctcctcctgtgctgctgagggcaCCCACAGGCGCTGCTCTGGCCTCAGAAACGACACACCCAGCTGGGAGTGCGACAGCTGTGCTGATCTGGGCACAG CCCCCAGGGATGAGCCGGAGCTCTATGCCCCCAGGGATGAACTGGAGCTCaatgtccccagcctggctggacaGTCAGGATTGGAACCTTCCCATGGATTGGAGCCTTCCCATGGCTCTGCACAATCCGAGGCCATCAGCCCCAACTCTGGCATCCTGGCACCATCGGGTGTGCCTCCCCTGTCTCCATCTCCAGAGACCAGCAAACGCAGCAGCGTCCAACATGCACCAATGGGGCAGCTGCTGCAATCTTCCtcgctggagagcagcagcccctgcatggAGAGTGAGGTGACATCAAGGTCATCAGACACCAGCCATTCCAGAAGCTCTGGGTCTGACCGCAGGCGAAATCGCTCTCGCCGGCAAAGCtgggcctcaaatccacctgtccgatcgaggagtcgccgtgacaggagccagagcacagcaccaagggctgagacgcccaggcacagaaggacaccatcggagacatcccccagatgcagccgctcccgccagcgacgtcgggcctcaaatccacctgcccggtcgaggagtcgccgtgacaggagccagagcacagcaccaagggctgagaggcccaggcacagaaggacaccatcggagacatcccccagacgcagccgcacccgccagcgacgtcgggcctcaaatccaccggtgcggtcgaggagtcgccgtgacaggagccgcaggacagcaccaagggctgagacgcCCAGGCCAAGGGAGACAGCATCAGGGACATCCACCAGGAGCAACCGctcccgccagcgacgtcgggcctcaaatccacctgcccggtcgaggagtcgcc GGAGACAGAAGAGCAAGGTGGCTCTTAGGGAAGCTGTCTTTGGAAAGGACATGTGCTGTGTTGCTATCCTTGAACAATCTGATTTCAGGAAagccaaaaggaagaagaaagaagagagtgaGACACTGCCTCAAGTGTCTGAAGAAATCTATTACgacattgctgctgatttaaAAGACTTGTTTGGACCTTCaaagaacaaaccagaaaacactgAGGACATACCCTTGGGACAAAGAGGATGCGCAGGACTCTGTCCCAGCTGA